In one window of Clostridia bacterium DNA:
- a CDS encoding MurR/RpiR family transcriptional regulator yields the protein MSCILRIREIFEELTPAEKKLASYVLEHGDQVVSLAASDFAELCETSPASVIRFVKKLGFEGLQDFKMDIVKGLALKLNNQENVYEAVTIHDSTMEIVNKIARGNIKAIEDTIGVLDEESVSEAIKALIEANHINIYGVGASGLVAQDLQYKLMRISKSVSMYMDSHTQLSSSIHMKKGDVAIGISHSGRTLEVYKSLERSKQRGATTISITKYGSSPISEIADIKLYTASVEKHLRTGAIASRIAQLTVVDIIFIGVARNNYSDIAKFIQDTRDMVEDLKI from the coding sequence TTGAGCTGTATTCTAAGGATAAGAGAAATCTTTGAAGAATTGACACCGGCGGAAAAGAAGCTGGCAAGCTATGTCCTGGAGCATGGAGACCAGGTGGTGAGTCTTGCTGCTTCTGATTTTGCAGAGCTTTGTGAGACTAGCCCTGCCAGTGTTATTCGCTTTGTTAAAAAGCTGGGCTTTGAAGGGCTTCAGGATTTCAAGATGGACATAGTGAAAGGGCTGGCATTAAAGCTGAATAATCAGGAAAACGTATATGAAGCTGTTACTATTCATGACTCTACGATGGAGATAGTTAATAAGATTGCAAGGGGAAATATTAAAGCTATTGAGGATACTATAGGAGTACTGGATGAAGAATCTGTATCTGAGGCTATAAAGGCACTTATAGAAGCAAATCATATCAATATATACGGGGTAGGAGCCTCGGGACTGGTAGCACAGGATTTGCAATATAAGCTAATGAGAATAAGCAAATCAGTAAGTATGTACATGGACAGCCATACTCAGCTTTCCTCTTCAATACATATGAAAAAAGGGGATGTTGCAATAGGCATATCCCACAGCGGCAGGACGCTGGAGGTTTATAAGTCCTTGGAAAGGTCAAAGCAGAGGGGCGCGACGACAATTTCCATTACCAAATATGGAAGCTCTCCTATTAGCGAAATTGCCGATATCAAGCTGTACACTGCAAGTGTTGAAAAACATCTTAGGACGGGGGCTATTGCTTCAAGAATTGCACAGCTTACAGTGGTTGATATCATATTCATAGGTGTAGCAAGAAACAATTACAGCGATATTGCAAAGTTTATTCAAGATACCAGGGATATGGTAGAGGATTTGAAAATATAA
- a CDS encoding OmpA family protein yields MKGRRRYFGEGAEAQDFWPSFTDVMSTLALILFFLMLLAYVQNIIYGNNLEHAKQQLEIARADISSSERELKLIRMEIDKTAAALTLSEQEVLNQKTIIAMSNEELESLRVRLQSIAFLRLDILEKVKDSVEEELGKYNEKGQQLVSIGDNANIIINESMVFAYNSYELKPEAKELLMQLSKAFERVLENTEVRESIDAISIDGHADSLGNADYNRELSTRRATEVVNFMFSVNPNLENKYGEYFAANGFSEFRPISTGSDEKSRALNRRIEISIIVKDSNIQKVIEKYLNETKGMLESR; encoded by the coding sequence ATGAAAGGGAGAAGGAGATATTTTGGGGAAGGAGCAGAAGCTCAGGACTTCTGGCCTTCTTTTACAGATGTAATGTCTACATTGGCTTTGATACTGTTCTTCCTGATGCTTCTGGCATACGTTCAAAATATAATATATGGCAATAACCTGGAGCATGCAAAGCAGCAGCTGGAGATAGCAAGAGCAGATATAAGCAGTTCGGAAAGAGAGCTTAAGCTTATCAGGATGGAGATAGATAAGACCGCGGCAGCACTGACATTATCCGAGCAGGAGGTTCTGAACCAGAAGACAATTATTGCAATGAGCAATGAAGAGCTTGAAAGCCTTAGGGTCAGGCTTCAAAGCATTGCTTTTCTCAGGCTGGACATATTGGAGAAGGTAAAAGATTCTGTAGAAGAAGAACTGGGGAAGTACAATGAAAAAGGGCAGCAGCTTGTATCTATTGGAGATAATGCAAATATAATAATCAATGAGAGCATGGTTTTTGCTTATAATTCGTATGAGCTGAAGCCGGAAGCTAAGGAGCTGCTGATGCAGCTGTCCAAAGCCTTTGAAAGGGTGCTGGAAAACACTGAAGTAAGGGAAAGCATAGATGCCATAAGCATTGATGGACACGCGGACAGCTTGGGGAATGCGGATTATAACAGGGAATTATCTACAAGAAGGGCTACAGAAGTAGTGAACTTCATGTTCAGTGTAAATCCCAACCTGGAGAACAAGTATGGGGAATACTTCGCAGCCAATGGATTTTCTGAATTCCGCCCCATAAGCACAGGCAGCGATGAGAAAAGCAGAGCGCTTAATAGGCGCATAGAGATTTCAATCATTGTTAAGGACTCGAATATACAAAAGGTAATTGAGAAGTATCTCAATGAAACCAAGGGAATGCTCGAAAGCAGATAA
- the aroB gene encoding 3-dehydroquinate synthase gives MSNIVLIGFMGTGKSTIGRVLAQLLGYEFIDVDTEIEKKEGQQIKEIFSQHGESYFRELESQVISDVSNRCKCVISTGGGVVLSPLNMEALRRNGKIICLKAKPEVILERVGKTGKRPLLDVEDPCQAINRILDNRKGLYNGDLSIDTSYMSPEDAAVRIKAFVSSEKQGSSFSMEFDNASCEVVSGSHLIEDLHKYIGTFYPAGKVLIVSNPTIYELWGSKLQAALEAYYTLDWCLIPDGEEYKNIDSLAKIYDKAVEMKLTRDSLMIGFGGGVIGDMTGFAAATYMRGIPYIQIPTTLLSQTDSSIGGKTAINHRESKNLIGSFYQPRMVIADTSTLVTLSPRELRSGLAEVIKYGVIGDYEFFEYLENNIADILKLDSKFLSHIIQNCCKTKASVVQLDEKDTGIRMLLNYGHTIGHAIEAATEYTEFRHGEAVSLGMEGAAYIAVSMGLMKEDHRTRQSELLAKAGLPTCFPGMDIDKVLYLMNNDKKVEKGRIRFVLPKALGSAEIYDNIPADYVRNALKHLSSSI, from the coding sequence ATGAGTAATATTGTTTTAATAGGCTTCATGGGCACCGGGAAGAGTACAATCGGACGAGTTCTGGCCCAACTTTTGGGCTATGAGTTTATTGACGTTGATACTGAAATCGAGAAAAAAGAAGGGCAGCAAATAAAGGAAATATTCAGCCAGCATGGAGAGAGCTACTTCAGAGAGTTGGAGAGCCAAGTCATATCAGATGTGTCAAATCGCTGCAAGTGTGTCATATCAACAGGCGGAGGCGTGGTGCTTTCTCCTCTGAATATGGAGGCGCTCAGAAGAAACGGCAAAATCATCTGCCTTAAAGCAAAGCCTGAAGTAATACTTGAGAGAGTCGGGAAGACCGGCAAACGTCCTCTATTGGATGTAGAGGATCCTTGCCAGGCAATCAATAGAATTTTGGATAATCGGAAGGGTTTATATAATGGGGATTTATCCATTGATACGTCTTATATGAGCCCTGAAGATGCTGCTGTAAGGATAAAAGCCTTCGTAAGCTCAGAAAAGCAAGGTTCAAGCTTCTCAATGGAATTTGACAATGCTTCATGTGAGGTTGTTTCCGGCAGCCACTTGATCGAAGACCTTCATAAATACATAGGTACTTTTTATCCCGCGGGAAAGGTATTGATAGTCTCAAACCCGACTATATATGAGCTTTGGGGCAGCAAGCTTCAGGCAGCCCTTGAAGCCTATTACACTTTGGACTGGTGCCTTATCCCTGACGGAGAAGAATACAAGAATATAGACAGCCTTGCAAAGATATATGACAAAGCTGTTGAGATGAAGCTTACCAGAGACAGTCTTATGATTGGGTTTGGAGGCGGAGTAATCGGAGATATGACGGGCTTTGCAGCTGCTACCTATATGAGGGGCATACCATACATCCAAATCCCTACCACCTTGCTCTCTCAGACAGACAGCAGCATAGGCGGCAAGACTGCTATAAACCACAGGGAAAGCAAAAACCTAATTGGCAGCTTTTATCAGCCCAGGATGGTTATCGCAGATACCTCCACCCTCGTCACCCTCTCCCCCAGAGAGCTTAGGAGCGGTCTGGCAGAGGTGATAAAATACGGAGTCATTGGTGACTATGAGTTTTTTGAATACCTTGAGAACAATATTGCTGATATTCTGAAGTTGGATTCGAAGTTCTTGTCTCATATAATCCAAAACTGCTGCAAAACAAAAGCTTCAGTCGTACAGTTGGACGAAAAGGATACTGGGATCAGAATGCTCTTGAACTATGGCCATACCATAGGTCATGCCATCGAAGCTGCAACGGAATATACTGAATTCCGTCATGGCGAGGCAGTCTCTCTGGGAATGGAAGGTGCTGCATATATTGCTGTCAGCATGGGCTTAATGAAGGAAGATCACCGGACCAGGCAGAGTGAGCTTCTTGCAAAAGCCGGACTTCCGACTTGCTTCCCCGGCATGGATATTGATAAAGTCCTCTATTTGATGAATAACGATAAAAAGGTAGAAAAAGGACGCATTAGATTTGTGCTCCCGAAAGCTTTAGGCTCGGCAGAAATATATGATAATATTCCCGCCGATTACGTAAGAAATGCGCTGAAGCATCTCAGCAGCAGTATATGA